A DNA window from Vibrio cidicii contains the following coding sequences:
- the csrD gene encoding RNase E specificity factor CsrD, giving the protein MRYTPTLKLSTRLVAFVTVIVISAMFILFVGGTLSFKRLGQEYLNHYLAGIVEVLDKEMEDPDAAYSMQRWMPKMLQASNIVEMKLSTDSGVVYRFKDTSPQIDPNRLYEQRYQLERNPGYHVEFKAVPPYVGFGYSLQAFWSITLAVGLIIFCLMRGLKWLKAQLHGSELLEERGRMILAGRVEQFAKGDEQEWPYTASEALDRLIEELQDARQERSRFDTFIRTQTFLDKLTGTANRVLFDNKLESALQESGAQGGVVLVRIADWKSVLEENDKLIADEFIVEVGSLLSNLVQRYPDVVFSRYYNADFALFIPHQSAKDVANLASQCIRQLEKLHPPYPLDKENWCHIGITMYQEGERHNQIMNEAETALRSAQLQNNNNWSRFKKWNQIDEIRGSVKWRTIFETTLHAESVLLFGQPAYLLNNNQLDLLHTELTCRIHDPENGIVKASRYMSALKQVGFESQMDRAVLSKAFGFLRSSTQQSVPFSLNVNVTPFANRRHFKWFRDELLQLTSEQRALLSFEFVESHLVRHLDYMRPVAKMLKGLGCQLVVGQAGRTIVSTHYLKDLHVDYLKLHRSLAKNIEKRHENQLFVRSMLGAGEGTKARVIAVGVETQQEWDTLVELGIHGGQGRYFSQESQLLPPPVKNEDKQVKPGRRNRWRRK; this is encoded by the coding sequence ATGAGGTATACCCCAACTCTCAAGCTTAGCACTCGCCTCGTGGCTTTCGTCACTGTCATCGTGATCAGCGCCATGTTCATTCTTTTTGTCGGCGGCACGTTGTCGTTTAAACGGCTTGGGCAGGAATATCTCAACCACTATTTGGCTGGCATTGTCGAAGTGCTGGACAAGGAGATGGAAGATCCGGATGCCGCCTATTCCATGCAGCGCTGGATGCCCAAAATGCTGCAAGCGTCCAACATTGTCGAAATGAAGCTTTCCACCGATTCCGGCGTGGTTTACCGTTTCAAAGATACTTCGCCACAAATTGACCCCAATCGCCTTTACGAGCAACGTTATCAGCTCGAACGCAATCCCGGTTATCACGTCGAATTTAAAGCGGTGCCACCTTATGTTGGTTTTGGTTACTCGCTGCAAGCGTTTTGGTCGATCACCCTAGCGGTCGGGTTAATCATCTTCTGCTTAATGCGCGGCCTGAAATGGTTAAAAGCGCAGTTGCATGGCTCAGAGTTGCTCGAAGAGCGTGGGCGGATGATTTTAGCCGGAAGGGTCGAACAGTTTGCCAAAGGTGACGAGCAAGAGTGGCCCTACACGGCCAGTGAAGCGTTGGATCGTTTAATTGAAGAGCTGCAAGATGCACGGCAAGAACGTAGCCGCTTTGATACCTTTATTCGTACCCAGACTTTTCTTGATAAGCTGACAGGCACAGCCAATCGCGTGTTGTTCGACAACAAATTAGAGTCGGCGTTACAAGAGAGCGGTGCGCAAGGTGGTGTGGTGCTGGTACGTATTGCCGATTGGAAAAGCGTATTGGAAGAGAATGACAAACTGATCGCCGATGAGTTCATTGTCGAAGTGGGCAGTTTGCTGTCCAATCTTGTGCAACGTTATCCCGATGTGGTCTTTTCTCGCTATTACAACGCCGATTTTGCACTCTTTATTCCCCATCAAAGTGCTAAAGATGTGGCCAACCTTGCTTCACAGTGTATTCGTCAACTGGAAAAACTGCACCCGCCGTATCCTCTCGACAAAGAGAACTGGTGCCATATCGGTATCACTATGTATCAGGAAGGGGAGCGCCACAACCAGATCATGAACGAAGCGGAAACCGCCCTGCGCAGTGCGCAACTGCAGAACAATAACAACTGGAGTCGCTTTAAAAAGTGGAACCAGATCGATGAGATCCGCGGCAGCGTGAAATGGCGTACCATTTTTGAGACAACACTGCATGCTGAAAGTGTGTTACTCTTTGGACAGCCCGCTTATCTATTAAATAACAATCAGTTGGATTTACTACATACTGAATTAACGTGCCGAATTCACGATCCGGAAAATGGGATTGTGAAAGCGTCGAGGTACATGTCGGCGCTCAAGCAAGTCGGGTTTGAAAGCCAAATGGATAGGGCGGTGTTAAGTAAAGCATTTGGTTTTTTGCGTTCGTCCACTCAGCAGAGCGTGCCTTTTTCTCTGAATGTGAATGTCACTCCTTTTGCAAACCGCCGCCATTTCAAATGGTTCCGTGATGAACTGCTACAGTTAACTAGTGAACAGCGCGCTTTATTAAGCTTCGAGTTTGTTGAAAGCCATCTGGTGCGACACCTCGACTATATGCGACCAGTAGCAAAAATGCTCAAAGGCTTAGGTTGTCAGTTGGTGGTCGGGCAAGCTGGTAGAACCATCGTCAGTACTCATTATCTGAAAGATCTGCACGTAGATTATTTGAAACTGCATCGAAGCTTGGCAAAAAACATCGAAAAGCGGCATGAAAATCAACTGTTTGTGCGCAGTATGCTGGGTGCTGGTGAAGGTACAAAGGCTCGGGTGATTGCGGTCGGTGTGGAGACCCAGCAAGAGTGGGACACCTTAGTTGAGTTAGGCATTCACGGTGGCCAGGGACGCTACTTTAGCCAAGAATCGCAACTGCTGCCGCCGCCAGTGAAAAATGAAGATAAACAAGTCAAGCCAGGGAGACGTAATCGCTGGCGACGGAAATAA
- a CDS encoding single-stranded DNA-binding protein, with protein sequence MASRGINKVILVGNLGNDPEIRYMPSGGAVANITVATSETWRDKATGEPREKTEWHRVTLYGKLAEVAGEYLRKGSQVYIEGQLQTRKWQDQNGQDRYSTDIVVQGYSGVMQMLGGRQQGGAPAMGGAPQAQQQGGWGQPQQPAAHQQQSYQAPAQQHAPQQSQPQYNEPPMDFDDDIPF encoded by the coding sequence ATGGCCAGCCGTGGAATTAATAAAGTAATCTTGGTAGGGAACCTAGGGAACGACCCTGAAATTCGTTATATGCCAAGCGGCGGTGCAGTGGCTAACATTACCGTTGCTACTTCGGAAACTTGGCGCGACAAAGCGACTGGCGAACCGCGTGAAAAAACGGAATGGCATCGTGTTACCCTGTATGGAAAACTCGCTGAAGTCGCAGGTGAATACCTGCGTAAAGGCTCTCAGGTTTACATTGAAGGCCAATTGCAGACGCGCAAATGGCAAGATCAAAATGGTCAAGATCGCTACTCAACGGACATTGTGGTACAAGGCTACAGCGGTGTGATGCAGATGCTGGGTGGACGCCAGCAAGGCGGCGCGCCAGCGATGGGTGGTGCACCTCAAGCGCAGCAGCAAGGTGGGTGGGGACAGCCGCAACAGCCAGCCGCGCATCAGCAGCAGTCATATCAAGCACCTGCACAGCAGCATGCGCCGCAGCAATCTCAGCCGCAGTACAACGAACCGCCAATGGATTTCGATGACGATATTCCTTTCTGA
- a CDS encoding MSHA biogenesis protein MshI, whose product MSDIVADGRLLPGDNKIQVYVLAKKVVDKIIDVLLRNQCELDAIIPEDEVWAHSAGDLANFILLQRSHKGQFKLGAFVDYTPTFQRTIRSVYPPLTGESASALQLDGLALELQRSMDYLSSQLKGVTLNQLKICCDDEDQNALVAALSERLTATTSVLASPALQCGQIVVNTARSLGLPSVNLYPEHLKPKRARFNLTTLLASWFLAALVLGGMYGLARWQQAQLAQELAVAQAQAQQFKQQLAAQQAKLAAHKPSAEKLAAVERLKQQIQATQASLAAVGNYDQSRQGGYSDIMQALAKLGRNDISLSDIYITHDRLDLKGLARSASVVPNWVNQFKQEVSLVGRNFEKVRLGRNEQDVITFELRTRAEGK is encoded by the coding sequence GTGAGCGACATTGTCGCCGATGGGCGCTTGTTGCCCGGTGACAACAAGATCCAAGTCTACGTATTGGCCAAAAAAGTAGTCGATAAAATTATCGACGTGCTTCTGCGCAATCAATGCGAATTGGATGCCATTATTCCTGAAGATGAGGTATGGGCGCACAGCGCAGGCGATTTGGCGAACTTCATTTTGCTGCAACGCAGCCATAAAGGGCAGTTTAAACTCGGCGCATTCGTGGATTATACCCCCACTTTTCAGCGCACCATCCGCTCTGTCTACCCGCCACTGACGGGGGAGTCCGCCAGTGCCTTGCAACTTGATGGACTGGCGCTGGAGTTGCAGCGTTCAATGGATTACCTCTCCTCACAATTGAAAGGGGTGACGCTCAATCAACTGAAAATCTGCTGTGACGATGAAGATCAAAATGCGCTGGTGGCCGCACTGAGTGAGCGTCTGACTGCGACAACGTCTGTGCTCGCCTCGCCAGCACTGCAGTGCGGGCAAATCGTCGTCAATACGGCACGTTCACTCGGATTGCCCTCGGTTAATCTTTACCCAGAACATCTCAAGCCAAAGCGAGCTCGCTTTAATCTCACCACGCTACTTGCCTCTTGGTTTCTCGCTGCGCTTGTTCTTGGTGGCATGTATGGATTGGCGCGCTGGCAGCAGGCGCAGCTCGCTCAAGAGTTGGCCGTTGCACAAGCACAAGCACAACAATTTAAGCAGCAGTTGGCCGCGCAGCAGGCAAAATTGGCGGCGCATAAACCGTCTGCAGAAAAGCTCGCCGCAGTGGAACGCTTAAAGCAGCAAATTCAGGCCACGCAAGCTTCGTTGGCGGCGGTCGGCAATTATGATCAATCTCGCCAAGGTGGTTACTCAGATATCATGCAAGCGCTGGCTAAACTGGGCAGAAATGACATCTCTCTGAGCGACATCTACATCACGCATGATCGACTCGATTTAAAAGGGCTGGCTCGTAGTGCCAGTGTGGTGCCCAACTGGGTAAACCAGTTTAAGCAGGAAGTGAGCTTAGTTGGTCGTAACTTTGAAAAAGTTCGTTTAGGCCGCAATGAACAGGATGTGATTACCTTTGAACTCAGAACTCGCGCAGAGGGTAAATAA